From one Enterococcus sp. DIV2402 genomic stretch:
- the rplL gene encoding 50S ribosomal protein L7/L12 codes for MALNIENIVEELKGATILELNDLVKAIEEEFGVSAAAPVAVAAAGGAAEEEQTEFTVELTAAGDQKVKVIKAVREATGLGLKEAKAVVDGAPSAVKEGVSKDEAEALKATLEEVGASVTVK; via the coding sequence ATGGCATTGAACATTGAAAACATTGTCGAAGAGCTAAAAGGCGCGACAATCTTAGAATTAAACGACTTAGTTAAAGCTATCGAAGAAGAATTTGGCGTATCTGCTGCTGCTCCTGTAGCTGTAGCTGCTGCTGGTGGCGCTGCTGAAGAAGAACAAACAGAATTTACTGTTGAATTAACTGCAGCTGGCGATCAAAAAGTTAAAGTTATCAAAGCAGTTCGTGAAGCAACTGGCTTAGGCTTGAAAGAAGCTAAAGCTGTAGTTGATGGTGCTCCATCAGCTGTTAAAGAAGGCGTATCTAAAGACGAAGCTGAAGCATTAAAAGCTACTTTAGAAGAAGTTGGCGCTTCTGTAACTGTAAAATAA
- the rplJ gene encoding 50S ribosomal protein L10 — protein MSEAAIAKKAAIVEEVSEKFKAAASVVVVDYRGLTVDEVTRLRKQLREANVEMKVIKNSILSRAAEAAGLEGMNEVFTGPTAVAFSNDDVVAPAKIIDEFAKDAKALEIKGGIIEGKVSSLEEITALAKLPNREGLLSMLLSVLQAPVRNVAYAINAVAEKEDGDAA, from the coding sequence ATGAGTGAAGCAGCTATCGCTAAAAAAGCAGCGATTGTTGAAGAAGTGAGTGAAAAATTCAAAGCAGCAGCTTCTGTAGTAGTTGTAGACTACCGTGGATTAACTGTTGATGAAGTAACTCGTTTACGTAAACAATTGCGTGAAGCTAACGTGGAAATGAAAGTTATCAAAAACTCTATCCTTTCACGTGCCGCTGAAGCAGCTGGTCTAGAAGGCATGAATGAAGTATTCACTGGCCCAACAGCAGTCGCTTTCAGTAACGACGATGTAGTCGCACCTGCGAAAATCATCGATGAATTTGCGAAAGACGCAAAAGCATTAGAAATCAAAGGCGGTATCATCGAAGGCAAAGTATCTTCATTGGAAGAAATTACTGCATTGGCGAAATTGCCAAACCGCGAAGGTCTTTTATCTATGCTTTTATCTGTATTACAAGCGCCAGTCCGCAACGTGGCTTACGCTATCAATGCAGTCGCAGAAAAAGAAGACGGAGATGCAGCTTAA
- the rplA gene encoding 50S ribosomal protein L1, with product MAKKSKKMQDALKKVDATKAYSVEEAVALAKDTNIAKFDATVEVAYRLNVDPKKADQQIRGAVVLPNGTGKTQKVLVFAKGEKAKEAEAAGADYVGEADLAQKIQGGWFDFDVVVATPDMMAEVGKLGRVLGPKGLMPNPKTGTVTMDVTKAINEVKAGKVTYRVDRNGNIHVPIGKVSFDNEKLVENFKTIHDVLVKAKPSAAKGTYMKNITVTTTFGPGVHVDSASF from the coding sequence ATGGCTAAAAAAAGCAAAAAAATGCAAGATGCATTAAAAAAAGTTGATGCAACAAAAGCTTACTCAGTTGAAGAAGCAGTAGCATTAGCAAAAGACACAAATATTGCAAAATTCGACGCAACTGTTGAAGTTGCTTACCGTCTAAATGTAGACCCTAAAAAAGCGGATCAACAAATCCGTGGCGCGGTGGTTCTACCAAACGGAACTGGTAAAACTCAAAAAGTTTTAGTATTCGCTAAAGGCGAAAAAGCGAAAGAAGCAGAAGCTGCTGGAGCTGATTACGTAGGCGAAGCTGACTTAGCTCAAAAAATTCAAGGTGGCTGGTTCGACTTTGACGTTGTAGTAGCAACACCTGATATGATGGCTGAAGTTGGTAAATTAGGACGCGTATTAGGGCCTAAGGGTTTAATGCCTAACCCTAAAACTGGTACTGTTACAATGGACGTTACTAAAGCAATTAACGAAGTAAAAGCTGGTAAAGTAACTTACCGTGTAGACCGTAACGGAAACATTCATGTTCCAATCGGTAAAGTATCATTCGACAACGAAAAACTTGTTGAAAACTTTAAAACTATCCATGATGTATTAGTGAAAGCTAAACCATCAGCAGCTAAAGGAACTTACATGAAAAACATCACAGTGACAACTACGTTTGGTCCTGGTGTACATGTAGATTCAGCTTCTTTCTAA
- the rplK gene encoding 50S ribosomal protein L11 has translation MAKKVEKLVKLQIPAGKATPAPPVGPALGQAGVNIMGFTKEFNARTADQAGLIIPVVISVYEDRSFTFVTKTPPAAVLLKKAAKIDKGSGEPNKNKVAKVTSDQIKEIAELKMEDLNAASVEAAMRMVEGTARSMGITVE, from the coding sequence GTGGCAAAAAAAGTAGAAAAACTAGTTAAATTGCAAATTCCTGCAGGTAAAGCAACACCAGCTCCACCAGTAGGTCCTGCATTAGGTCAAGCGGGTGTGAACATTATGGGATTCACGAAAGAATTCAACGCTCGTACAGCTGATCAAGCAGGTTTAATTATTCCGGTTGTTATTTCTGTATACGAAGACCGTTCATTCACATTCGTTACAAAAACACCGCCAGCAGCAGTATTATTGAAAAAAGCTGCAAAAATTGACAAAGGTTCAGGTGAACCAAACAAAAATAAAGTTGCTAAAGTTACTAGCGATCAAATCAAAGAAATCGCTGAGTTGAAAATGGAAGACCTAAACGCAGCTAGCGTTGAAGCAGCTATGCGCATGGTTGAAGGAACTGCACGAAGCATGGGAATCACTGTAGAATAA
- a CDS encoding alpha/beta fold hydrolase, which yields MKRLFLMVSLFLLSACSQKMPSATVSSIEETQTTSSVETKTATPTLFIHGYAGGPSSFGHLIQRMEDNQIAKKEMILTITSEGKVEVEGELSGKETNPMIQVLFEDNESHEWNQAEWIRTALAYLKETYAIEHVNLVGHSMGGVSSLRYLGTYGSDMSVPQVEKFSAIGAPFNDFIDTSSIQTIDDLLENGPTEFSTRYQDYQAMMATMPQFSTQLIGGQLSETDFSDGTVPLTSALAVYSLLKEQQMSVDYTIITTNAQHSQLHENTEVDQLLQQFLWND from the coding sequence ATGAAACGATTATTTTTAATGGTAAGTTTATTTTTGTTATCTGCTTGTAGCCAAAAAATGCCCTCCGCTACAGTATCTTCTATTGAAGAAACACAAACAACCTCCAGTGTTGAAACAAAAACCGCAACCCCTACCCTATTTATTCATGGTTACGCGGGGGGACCTTCTTCATTTGGACACTTAATCCAACGTATGGAAGACAATCAAATCGCTAAAAAAGAAATGATTTTAACCATTACCAGTGAAGGAAAGGTTGAAGTTGAGGGAGAATTATCAGGAAAAGAAACAAATCCGATGATTCAAGTCTTATTCGAAGATAATGAAAGCCATGAATGGAACCAAGCGGAATGGATTCGAACAGCCTTAGCCTATTTAAAAGAAACTTATGCTATTGAGCATGTTAATTTAGTTGGCCATTCAATGGGTGGTGTTAGTAGTCTACGTTATTTAGGAACTTATGGCAGTGATATGTCCGTGCCTCAGGTGGAAAAATTTTCGGCGATTGGTGCGCCATTTAATGATTTTATCGATACTAGCAGTATTCAGACAATCGATGATTTATTGGAAAATGGACCTACGGAATTTTCCACACGTTATCAAGATTATCAAGCGATGATGGCAACGATGCCTCAATTTTCTACCCAACTCATTGGTGGTCAACTTAGCGAGACTGATTTTAGTGATGGAACCGTTCCTTTAACTAGTGCATTAGCGGTTTATTCGTTATTGAAAGAACAGCAAATGTCTGTTGATTACACCATCATTACAACAAATGCGCAACACAGTCAATTGCATGAAAATACCGAAGTCGATCAATTGTTGCAACAATTTCTATGGAATGATTAA
- a CDS encoding ribokinase: protein MSVIVLGSLNMDIVMKTNQLPVIGETLLGEHVDYFIGGKGANQAVAAARTNTATTLTGQVGTDAFGEKILTALKRENLHLQVTQTAIPTGIAAIFKLPNDNAIVVLPGANADFTIDVKATNAWDDASIFLTQLEISLATVQEGLQLAKAKGLTTIVNPAPFHSAIVEMLPLIDIITPNETEFAQLIGQELTSDKELEAAMLTWSAQHATRLIVTRGSQGTSFIANNAIQTVPALSVAVVDTTGAGDTFNGLFAAELAAGSNFAQAVRFATIGASLSVQKLGAQSGMPSRETILQHM from the coding sequence ATGTCTGTCATTGTTTTAGGTAGTTTAAATATGGATATTGTCATGAAAACCAATCAGTTACCTGTGATTGGCGAAACCTTATTAGGAGAGCATGTTGACTATTTTATTGGTGGAAAAGGTGCCAATCAAGCTGTTGCGGCAGCACGCACGAATACTGCGACAACTTTAACTGGGCAAGTCGGCACAGATGCTTTCGGTGAAAAAATTTTAACAGCATTAAAACGAGAAAATCTACATTTACAAGTGACTCAAACAGCGATCCCCACAGGAATTGCAGCGATTTTCAAATTACCAAACGATAATGCGATCGTGGTTCTGCCAGGAGCAAATGCTGATTTTACAATTGATGTGAAAGCGACAAATGCTTGGGATGATGCATCTATTTTTCTGACACAATTAGAAATTTCTTTAGCCACGGTTCAAGAAGGCCTGCAATTAGCTAAAGCAAAAGGCTTAACTACGATTGTTAATCCTGCGCCTTTTCATTCGGCTATTGTCGAGATGTTGCCTCTAATTGATATCATTACACCCAATGAAACCGAATTCGCCCAATTAATCGGGCAAGAATTAACTTCTGACAAAGAGTTAGAAGCAGCGATGTTAACGTGGAGTGCTCAACATGCCACACGTTTAATTGTTACACGTGGCAGTCAGGGAACGTCATTTATAGCCAACAATGCTATCCAAACAGTGCCCGCATTATCAGTTGCAGTCGTCGATACAACGGGAGCGGGTGATACCTTTAATGGTTTATTCGCAGCTGAATTAGCAGCAGGAAGCAATTTCGCTCAAGCTGTTCGCTTTGCTACCATTGGTGCCTCTTTATCTGTACAAAAATTAGGCGCTCAAAGTGGTATGCCGTCTCGAGAAACAATTCTTCAACATATGTAA
- the sdaAA gene encoding L-serine ammonia-lyase, iron-sulfur-dependent, subunit alpha, translated as MFFSIEELVQQSYEYPSVAELMIVTEIEMSGRTREQIIELMERNLQVMERSVEEGVAGVTSVTGLTGGDSPKMNAYIEAGDFLSGETILMAVRNAIAVNEVNAKMGLICATPTAGSAGVVPGVLMACREKLMMSRQQQLDFLFTAGAFGLVMANNASISGAEGGCQAEVGSASAMASAALVAAKGGNAHQSAQAVAITLKNMMGLICDPVAGLVEVPCVKRNALGSSQAFISADMALAGIESVIPPDEVVEAMYQVGRQMPATFRETAEGGLAVTPTAKRLTEKILAKQS; from the coding sequence ATGTTTTTTTCAATTGAAGAATTAGTGCAACAAAGTTATGAGTATCCGTCTGTTGCAGAGTTAATGATTGTGACAGAAATTGAAATGTCTGGACGGACACGTGAACAAATCATCGAATTAATGGAACGCAATTTACAAGTGATGGAGCGTTCTGTGGAAGAGGGGGTAGCTGGTGTTACTTCTGTTACGGGACTAACTGGTGGCGATTCTCCTAAAATGAATGCTTATATTGAAGCAGGGGACTTTTTAAGCGGTGAAACTATTTTAATGGCAGTTCGGAATGCCATTGCCGTCAATGAAGTCAATGCTAAAATGGGGTTGATTTGTGCAACGCCAACTGCTGGAAGCGCCGGTGTTGTGCCAGGAGTGTTGATGGCGTGTCGTGAAAAATTAATGATGTCTCGTCAACAACAATTAGATTTCTTATTTACTGCCGGTGCATTTGGGTTAGTGATGGCGAATAATGCGTCAATATCGGGTGCAGAAGGTGGCTGTCAAGCAGAAGTAGGTTCAGCCAGTGCTATGGCATCAGCTGCTTTAGTGGCAGCAAAAGGTGGAAACGCTCATCAATCCGCACAGGCTGTTGCGATTACGCTAAAGAATATGATGGGGCTCATTTGTGATCCAGTAGCAGGTTTAGTAGAAGTACCCTGTGTGAAAAGAAATGCGCTAGGGTCTTCGCAAGCGTTCATTTCAGCAGATATGGCGTTAGCAGGGATTGAAAGTGTGATTCCACCAGATGAAGTTGTTGAAGCGATGTATCAAGTAGGACGCCAAATGCCAGCTACTTTTCGTGAAACAGCAGAAGGCGGTTTAGCTGTTACACCAACTGCTAAACGCTTAACAGAAAAAATTCTAGCAAAACAATCGTAA
- the sdaAB gene encoding L-serine ammonia-lyase, iron-sulfur-dependent subunit beta has protein sequence MEQLKYRSVFDIIGPIMVGPSSSHTAGAARIGKVVRKIFGEQPDTVDIYLYESFAKTYRGHGTDIALVGGLLGMEPDDPQLADSLKIAHENGMEVLFVPKQEKAEHPNMVQMKITKGDRKLTVTGKSIGGGNIQISELNGFKLSLSLGVPTFIIVHQDVPGMIAKVSQLLSSAGVNIGTMTVTRESKGEKAIMIIEVDERNEAILEQIRALDSIYNASYFG, from the coding sequence ATGGAACAATTAAAATATCGCAGTGTCTTTGATATTATTGGGCCCATCATGGTTGGCCCGAGTAGCTCGCATACAGCAGGTGCGGCACGAATTGGCAAGGTTGTCCGTAAAATTTTTGGTGAACAACCAGATACCGTAGATATTTATTTATATGAATCATTTGCAAAAACGTATCGTGGACATGGAACAGATATTGCGTTAGTGGGTGGGTTATTGGGTATGGAACCCGATGATCCCCAATTAGCTGATTCATTAAAAATTGCCCATGAGAATGGCATGGAAGTATTATTTGTACCAAAACAAGAAAAAGCAGAGCATCCGAATATGGTCCAAATGAAAATTACGAAAGGTGATCGCAAATTAACCGTTACTGGAAAATCAATTGGTGGTGGCAATATCCAAATTTCTGAATTAAATGGCTTTAAGCTATCTCTTTCTTTAGGTGTACCGACTTTTATCATTGTGCATCAAGATGTGCCAGGGATGATTGCTAAAGTTAGTCAGTTGTTATCAAGTGCGGGGGTTAATATCGGAACCATGACAGTTACACGTGAGTCAAAAGGTGAAAAAGCGATTATGATTATTGAAGTAGATGAACGTAATGAAGCAATTTTAGAACAGATTCGTGCCTTGGATTCTATTTATAATGCCTCATATTTTGGATAA